From Vallitalea longa, one genomic window encodes:
- a CDS encoding DUF4179 domain-containing protein, whose amino-acid sequence MKYKKLIPVIMIVIIILIAIVVFVTNKEKSLTEKYDITDKGVQEAIENNYIQNVNISDEHDGIILTVDNIIVDNRRIFILYNIENTKHRDSFQYLSRGTFNVNDENDTEIPAIASLPDYDFDLNSKKKMYSSYDMVMSSEIDIPSNLRLDVTLYTSEANNNNKQMELPYIWSVEIPVDKEIFNNRKKTYDANEIIDIKGQKIVIDKLTVYPITSVLDINYDKNNTMSILGLQDIKIVSNGREYTNGIDGLTSSIKDEYNSRLYFESNYFNDNEKLNIEGSGFKGIDKNKENIIVDVDNKTILKAPDDNLKIDDVKNEDQLEIIFKYNGNNFSLDQTFTDSEGTIFETQGMSVIHREPETTLIYEIPKESEFVDPITIKISNYPNIINASYKVELFDVNR is encoded by the coding sequence ATGAAATATAAGAAACTGATTCCAGTGATAATGATAGTTATAATTATATTGATAGCCATTGTAGTTTTTGTTACCAATAAAGAGAAAAGTCTGACAGAAAAATATGATATAACGGATAAAGGTGTTCAAGAAGCTATTGAAAATAATTATATACAAAATGTAAATATATCTGATGAACATGATGGGATAATACTTACTGTTGATAATATCATAGTTGATAATAGAAGAATATTCATTCTCTATAATATAGAGAACACTAAGCATAGAGACTCATTTCAATATTTAAGTAGAGGAACATTTAATGTTAACGATGAAAATGATACAGAAATTCCAGCTATTGCATCCTTACCTGATTATGACTTTGATTTAAATAGCAAGAAAAAAATGTATAGCAGTTATGATATGGTAATGTCATCAGAGATTGATATTCCTTCAAATCTACGATTAGATGTCACCTTGTATACTTCAGAAGCAAATAATAACAATAAACAGATGGAATTACCATATATCTGGAGTGTGGAGATACCTGTTGACAAAGAGATATTCAATAATAGAAAAAAAACATATGATGCAAATGAAATTATTGATATCAAAGGACAAAAAATTGTTATAGATAAATTGACAGTATATCCTATAACTTCTGTTTTAGATATAAATTATGATAAAAATAATACCATGAGTATCCTAGGGTTACAAGATATTAAGATAGTTTCAAATGGAAGGGAATATACTAATGGTATTGATGGATTAACAAGTTCTATTAAAGATGAATATAATAGTAGATTATATTTTGAGAGTAATTATTTTAATGATAATGAAAAATTGAATATTGAAGGTAGTGGTTTTAAAGGTATTGATAAAAATAAAGAAAATATTATCGTCGATGTAGATAATAAAACCATCCTTAAAGCACCAGATGACAACTTGAAGATAGATGATGTTAAAAACGAAGATCAATTGGAGATAATATTTAAATATAATGGTAATAATTTTTCATTAGACCAGACTTTTACAGATTCAGAGGGTACGATTTTTGAGACACAAGGTATGAGTGTGATACATAGGGAACCAGAAACAACGCTTATTTATGAAATACCTAAAGAATCTGAATTTGTTGATCCTATAACCATAAAAATAAGTAATTATCCTAATATAATTAATGCTTCTTATAAGGTTGAATTATTTGATGTTAATAGATGA
- a CDS encoding heme NO-binding domain-containing protein, giving the protein MKGTVVSTWIKTCRKQYSEQVVNAALENVGWKANQTFSPLADIEDTKVFKLFSIIASKVNVGEDKLWRHIGKDNIITFSHDYPGFFHHDNLYHFLKSMDDVHSVVMKRIKGAKPPKLEFEVVSPREVVFTYNSHRGMFDYFMGLIEGAADYFNEQIEIEQLEKKDDELKLKLTFQQDLQYKKTYFINKLLSFGFIKDVHLKISILTALLSGLFLQLVFLFLNVRESQVLTTVSIVLISLLSVYLSSKILYRPYKEIIKEVKNFSNKNYTVLTDIRTKDQFEEIFKVINTYKKNITRDFVGFKGLVDEMNTFSKSISGIANNMNNTSDEISDVVEQLATAAVSQAEETEHSIYTLNDNVGQINNIAKEEQTNKKDLEVSVDQIDNSFKEVESTATEINMLLNRFKQVQENGLKLKTRAEQITEIVSIVSAISGQTNLLALNASIEAARAGEAGKGFAVVADEVRNLSEETDDAVEKIKNNLNEFVQDIEKLVEDVASQYNVLVKENSSLGEAVESSSTANINIKEVAEKMIDTSQRLESEANSMSKVFQNIESLAAIAEENSASAEQVSANVTDYTVHIKGITDSLNTFKEITVDFKDEISQYKI; this is encoded by the coding sequence ATGAAAGGAACAGTGGTATCAACATGGATAAAAACATGTAGAAAGCAATATTCAGAACAAGTAGTTAACGCAGCACTAGAAAATGTAGGATGGAAAGCCAACCAAACATTTTCACCATTAGCAGATATAGAGGATACAAAAGTGTTCAAACTTTTTTCTATTATAGCTTCAAAGGTAAATGTGGGCGAAGATAAATTATGGAGACATATAGGTAAGGATAATATCATTACTTTTTCCCATGATTATCCTGGATTTTTCCATCATGATAATTTATATCATTTTCTTAAATCTATGGATGATGTCCATAGTGTAGTTATGAAAAGAATAAAAGGTGCAAAACCACCTAAATTAGAGTTTGAAGTAGTATCCCCTAGAGAAGTTGTCTTCACATATAACTCCCATAGAGGTATGTTCGATTATTTTATGGGGCTGATTGAAGGGGCTGCAGATTATTTTAATGAACAAATTGAAATTGAACAACTCGAAAAAAAAGATGATGAACTTAAACTAAAATTAACATTTCAGCAAGATCTGCAATATAAAAAAACATATTTCATTAATAAACTATTATCATTTGGATTCATTAAAGATGTGCATTTGAAAATATCAATATTAACAGCTTTATTAAGTGGATTATTTTTACAATTAGTATTTCTATTTCTAAATGTACGAGAATCACAAGTATTGACTACTGTTAGTATAGTATTGATTAGTCTTTTATCAGTATATTTGTCTTCCAAAATATTATATAGACCCTATAAAGAAATTATAAAGGAAGTTAAAAATTTCAGTAATAAAAACTATACTGTTTTAACAGATATAAGAACAAAAGACCAATTTGAAGAAATATTCAAAGTAATAAATACATACAAAAAAAATATTACAAGGGATTTTGTTGGTTTCAAAGGATTAGTTGATGAAATGAATACTTTCAGCAAGAGTATTTCAGGTATTGCTAATAATATGAACAATACATCTGATGAAATATCAGACGTAGTTGAACAGTTAGCAACAGCTGCGGTTAGTCAGGCAGAAGAAACTGAACATTCAATATATACATTAAATGATAATGTAGGTCAGATAAACAATATAGCAAAAGAAGAACAAACCAATAAAAAAGATTTAGAAGTTTCAGTTGACCAAATTGACAATAGTTTCAAAGAAGTCGAATCGACTGCAACAGAAATAAATATGTTGCTTAATAGATTTAAGCAAGTTCAAGAAAACGGATTGAAGTTAAAAACCAGAGCAGAACAGATTACGGAAATTGTTTCTATCGTATCTGCGATTTCTGGACAGACTAATCTTCTTGCCCTTAACGCATCAATAGAAGCTGCTAGAGCAGGAGAGGCTGGTAAAGGATTTGCTGTAGTAGCTGATGAAGTAAGAAATCTATCAGAGGAAACTGATGATGCAGTTGAAAAGATTAAAAACAATCTGAATGAATTTGTTCAAGATATTGAAAAACTAGTAGAAGATGTAGCATCACAATACAACGTATTAGTTAAAGAGAATTCAAGCCTAGGAGAAGCTGTTGAATCTTCAAGTACAGCTAACATCAATATAAAAGAAGTAGCTGAAAAGATGATTGATACATCCCAAAGACTTGAAAGTGAAGCTAATTCAATGTCAAAAGTGTTCCAAAACATAGAATCCTTAGCGGCTATAGCAGAAGAAAATTCAGCATCAGCTGAACAAGTCAGCGCTAATGTAACGGACTATACTGTACATATAAAAGGTATTACAGACAGTTTGAATACTTTTAAAGAAATAACAGTAGATTTCAAAGATGAGATTTCACAATACAAAATATAA
- a CDS encoding NAD(P)/FAD-dependent oxidoreductase: MKLVAGDMLWTNINKIPDKYTYLSNDIECDALIIGGGVTGAIIAYYLTKEGIDTVLVDKNIIGYGSTRASTAILQYEVDTDLYGLSHMIGEEKAAKCFELSEKAVFDIRDIVNELDDDCDFMLKECFYYTSNSSHISLLKKEFDLRKKHGFNVEFIDKNNAKDKFSFPIEAGIYSKSGGALIDPYKFTRALIKKSIKNGLKVYENTEINIIQSESNHVYLKTPNDFSIKAKKVIMAAGYESKKYIDRGILNITRTFNLVTKPIKEFNGWHNKCIIRDDNDPYIYFRTTADNRIIVGGEDEKVGKETSKMSNLTNEDLVSIKKYDILLKKLKDFFPDIKDIEVEYKFSGLFGVTKDGLPYIGEYSKMPNCYFALAYGSNGIVNGILCGQLIKDLYLNNKRDELDLFKFDR; encoded by the coding sequence ATGAAATTAGTAGCAGGAGATATGCTTTGGACTAATATCAATAAAATACCAGACAAATATACTTATCTAAGCAATGATATAGAATGTGACGCTTTAATAATTGGTGGTGGAGTAACTGGAGCTATAATTGCTTATTATCTTACTAAGGAGGGCATTGATACTGTTTTAGTGGATAAAAACATCATTGGATATGGAAGCACAAGAGCATCAACAGCAATACTACAATACGAAGTTGATACTGATCTATACGGATTATCCCATATGATTGGTGAAGAAAAAGCTGCCAAATGCTTTGAACTAAGTGAAAAAGCAGTATTTGATATAAGAGATATCGTTAATGAACTTGATGATGATTGTGATTTTATGTTGAAAGAATGCTTTTACTATACATCTAATAGTTCACATATATCATTATTGAAAAAAGAATTCGACTTAAGAAAGAAACATGGTTTCAATGTAGAATTCATAGATAAGAACAATGCAAAAGATAAGTTCTCTTTTCCTATAGAAGCAGGAATTTATTCAAAATCAGGAGGGGCGTTAATTGATCCATATAAATTCACAAGAGCACTTATTAAGAAGTCTATAAAAAATGGTCTAAAGGTCTATGAAAATACTGAAATCAATATTATACAGTCGGAAAGTAATCATGTATACCTGAAAACACCTAATGATTTCAGTATAAAAGCAAAGAAAGTCATTATGGCTGCTGGGTATGAAAGTAAGAAATATATAGATAGGGGTATATTGAATATCACAAGAACATTCAACCTAGTAACAAAACCAATAAAAGAATTTAATGGCTGGCATAATAAATGTATTATACGTGATGATAACGACCCATATATATATTTTAGGACTACTGCTGATAATAGGATTATTGTGGGAGGAGAGGATGAAAAAGTAGGTAAGGAAACTAGTAAAATGTCCAATCTAACAAATGAAGATCTAGTATCTATTAAGAAATATGACATCTTATTAAAAAAATTGAAAGATTTTTTCCCTGATATAAAAGATATAGAAGTAGAATATAAGTTCAGTGGTTTGTTCGGGGTTACTAAGGATGGGTTGCCATATATAGGAGAATATTCTAAGATGCCTAATTGTTACTTTGCTTTGGCATATGGTTCCAATGGGATTGTAAATGGCATATTATGTGGACAGTTAATAAAAGACCTATACTTAAACAATAAAAGAGATGAATTGGATTTATTTAAATTTGATAGATAA